A single genomic interval of Helianthus annuus cultivar XRQ/B chromosome 13, HanXRQr2.0-SUNRISE, whole genome shotgun sequence harbors:
- the LOC110898899 gene encoding ubiquitin carboxyl-terminal hydrolase 14, translating into MEMELLRSNLSRVRIPEPTNRIYKQECCISFDTPKSEGGLFVDMNTFLAFGKDYVGWNFEKTGNPVYLHIKQTKKPIPEDRPLKKPTLLAIGIDGGFDNQEPEYDETYSIVILPDYVTFPFPSVALPEKVRLAVDAVLIAEGAERKEQVASWTADKKQISEHALTLKQIDNGVIIPPSGWKCAKCDKTENLWLNLTDGMILCGRKLWDGSGGNNHAIEHYNETHYPLAVKLGTITSDLEGADVFSYPEDDSVTDPLLADHLAFFGIDFSSLQKTEMTTAEKELDQNTNFDWNRIQESGQEVEPLYGPGYTGLTNLGNSCYLAATMQVIFSTRSFCSRYYKNQSLKRAFDIAPADPTVDLNMQLTKLAYGLLSGKYSVPVVQNDDVANAVDPSSSAKQEGIRPRMFKAVIAASHPEFSTMRQQDALEFFLHFIDQVERINAGCPEADPARSFKFGIEERLQCPSGKVAYNKRNDYILSLNIPLEKATNKKEVEEFQKLKAQKEAEGKEILSDEIVRPRVPLSACLDSFSHPEEVQGFYSTALKARTTAIKTTGLTTFPDYLVLHMRKFVMETGWVPKKLDVYIDVDDIIDISPMRSKGLQPGEELLPEEASGGEEESAKVLPNDDIVSQLASMGFNQLHCQKAAINTSNAGVEEAMNWLLSHMDDPDINDPIHKEAKKNDVDPSKVATLVSFGFEEDIARKALKASGGDIEKATDWIFNPSAASGPSDMDATPSVDATLPDGDGKYRLIGLVSHMGTSTQCGHYVAHVYKEGRWVIFNDDKVGVSKDPPKDMAYLYFYERIQS; encoded by the exons ATGGAAATGGAACTTCTCCGATCAAATCTCTCGCGAGTTCGGATTCCGGAGCCTACAAATCGCATTTACAAGCAGGAATGCTGTATCAGTTTCGATACTCCG aaatccGAAGGTGGATTGTTTGTGGACATGAACACGTTTCTTGCCTTTGGCAAAGATTACGTCGGTTGGAATTTCGAAAAAACTGGCAACCCAGTTTATTTGCATATAAAACAAACCAAGAAGCCGATTCCGGAAGACAGACCTCTGAAGAAACCTACACTGTTGGCTATAG GTATTGACGGCGGATTCGATAACCAAGAACCCGAATATGATGAAACTTACAGCATAGTAATATTACCAGATTATGTAACGTTTCCTTTTCCATCAGTGGCGTTGCCTGAGAAG GTAAGGTTGGCAGTTGATGCGGTTTTAATTGCAGAGGGTGCTGAGCGAAAAGAGCAAGTTGCATCATGGACAGCCGATAAGAAGCAAATTAGTGAACATGCATTGACCCTTAAACAGATAGATAACGGCGTCATTATTCCTCCATCTGGATGGAAATGTGCCAAGTGTGACAAGACTGAAAATCTATGGTTGAATTTAACCGACGGAATGATCTTGTGTGGGCGGAAACTTTGGGATGGCAGTGGTGGTAATAACCATGCAATTGAACATTACAATGAAACTCACTATCCTCTTGCCGTAAAGCTTGGAACAATAACTTCTGATCTGGAAGGAGCAG ATGTTTTTTCATATCCCGAGGATGATAGTGTGACAGATCCTCTTCTTGCGGATCATCTGGCATTTTTTGGTATTGATTTTTCCTCCTTGCAAAAG ACAGAAATGACAACTGCCGAAAAGGAACTTGACCAGAATACCAATTTTGATTGGAATCGGATTCAAGAAAGTGGACAGGAAGTTGAACCACTTTACGGGCCTGGGTATACAGGACTTACTAATCTTGGTAACAG TTGCTATTTGGCTGCAACTATGCAAGTTATCTTCTCAACTCGTTCATTTTGCTCACG ATACTACAAGAACCAAAGTTTGAAAAGGGCTTTTGATATTGCTCCTGCTGATCCAACTGTAGACCTGAATATGCAATT AACCAAACTTGCTTATGGCCTTCTTTCTGGTAAATATTCTGTTCCAGTGGTGCAG AATGATGACGTGGCAAATGCTGTGGACCCCTCTTCAAGTGCT AAACAAGAAGGTATTCGTCCCAGAATGTTTAAGGCCGTGATTGCAGCCAGTCATCCCGAGTTCTCAACCATGCGTCAGCAG GATGCACTTGAGTTTTTCTTGCATTTCATTGACCAAGTTGAACGGATTAATGCTGGTTGTCCTGAAGCGGACCCCGCAAGGAGCTTCAAGTTTGGTATTGAAGAACGGCTTCAGTGTCCTTCTGGGAAGGTTGCTTACAATAAAAGAAATGACTACATTCTCTCCTTAAATATTCCCTTAGAGAAGGCTACTAACAAAA AGGAAGTAGAGGAGTTTCAAAAATTGAAGGCACAGAAAGAAGCAGAGGGAAAGGAAAT CTTATCAGACGAAATTGTACGCCCGAGGGTGCCATTAAGTGCTTGCTTAGATAGCTTTTCTCATCCGGAGGAGGTGCAAGGTTTCTATAGCACTGCATTAAAAGCCAGGACAACTGCAATCAA GACTACAGGCCTGACTACATTCCCTGATTATTTGGTGCTGCATATGCGAAAGTTTGTTATGGAAACTGGCTGGGTGCCAAAGAAGCTTG ACGTCTACATAGATGTTGATGACATCATAGACATTAGTCCTATGCGAAGCAAAGGTCTTCAGCCAGGTGAAGAGTTGTTACCTGAAGAAG CTTCTGGAGGTGAGGAAGAGTCAGCAAAGGTTTTGCCTAATGACGATATTGTTTCTCAACTTGCTTCAATGGGATTTAACCAACTTCATTGCCAAAAAGCTGCAATCAATACCTCAAATGCTGGAGTTGAAGAGGCAATGAACTGGTTACTTTCCCACATGGATGATCCag acattaatgaTCCGATTCATAAAGAAGCAAAGAAGAATGATGTTGATCCATCAAAAGTTGCTACATTGGTGTCGTTTGGATTTGAGGAAGATATAGCTCGCAAGGCATTGAAGGCTTCG GGTGGAGACATTGAGAAAGCAACAGATTGGATCTTTAATCCCAGTGCTGCATCTGGACCGTCGGATATGGATGCTACACCAAGCGTGGATGCCACATTACCTGACGGGGATGGAA AATACCGACTGATTGGGCTGGTGAGCCATATGGGTACCTCAACTCAGTGCGGGCACTATGTTGCACACGTGTACAAAGAAGGAAGGTGGGTGATTTTCAATGACGATAAGGTGGGTGTTTCTAAAGACCCACCAAAAGACATGGCCTACCTATACTTTTATGAGAGGATTCAAAGTTAA